Proteins from one Ricinus communis isolate WT05 ecotype wild-type chromosome 9, ASM1957865v1, whole genome shotgun sequence genomic window:
- the LOC8276165 gene encoding uncharacterized protein LOC8276165 — MVAEAWILKMGNQVSSNLKQALLLETYKNKKNNPQRTDTAKERETIGILSFEVANVMSKTVHLHKSLTDSEVSKLKVEILKSEGVKKLVSTDESCLLSLALAEKLDDLNRVATVVSRLGKKCVEPALQGFEHVYGDIVSGVIDVKQLGFLVKDMEGMIRKMERYVNATCNLYAEMEVLNELEQATKKFQQNQHEESHRAFEQKLIWQKQDVRHLKEISLWNQTFDKVVELLARTVCTLYAKICAVFGEPVLRKESSGDIGGTGSSPPMKDERGGVSGKIMSTGSLKRAISRRSSNGFQSGPVVTRRETSIKHQVDLQRGEEEAVFRTEEIIFPCVTSPGRFFMDCLSLSSSASKLDNDEDDVAVDNEEWGSQISGCCSVGNGGMRRERPSMSGCSNRITSGFSFSTKSRLTVHAPPSTVGGSALALRYANVIIVIEKLLRYPHLVGEEARDDLYQMLPTSLRMSLRINLKSYIKNLAIYDAPLAHDWKDTLDRILKWLAPLAHNMIRWQSERNFEQHQIVKRTNVLLLQTLYFADRVKTEAAICELLVGLNYICRYEHQQNALLDCASSFDFEDCMQWQLQCRAAFVD, encoded by the coding sequence ATGGTGGCTGAAGCTTGGATTTTGAAGATGGGTAACCAGGTAAGTAGCAATCTAAAGCAAGCACTACTTCTTGAAACttacaagaacaagaaaaataacccACAAAGAACAGACACCGCTAAAGAGAGGGAAACTATTGgcattctttcttttgaagttGCTAATGTTATGTCTAAAACTGTTCATCTTCATAAATCTCTCACTGATTCTGAGGTCTCTAAGCTTAAAGTTGAGATCTTGAAATCCGAGGGAGTTAAGAAGTTGGTTTCTACTGATGAAAGTTGCCTTCTTTCACTTGCTTTAGCTGAGAAGCTTGATGACCTGAATAGGGTTGCTACTGTTGTTTCTAGATTGGGGAAGAAGTGTGTTGAGCCTGCTTTGCAAGGTTTCGAGCATGTTTATGGGGATATAGTGAGTGGGGTTATTGATGTGAAGCAATTGGGTTTCTTAGTTAAAGATATGGAAGGGATGATTAGGAAAATGGAGAGGTATGTTAATGCAACTTGTAATTTGTATGCTGAAATGGAGGTGTTAAATGAGCTAGAGCAGGCTACCAAGAAGTTTCAGCAGAACCAGCATGAGGAGAGTCATAGAGCATTTGAGCAGAAACTTATTTGGCAGAAGCAGGACGTGAGGCATCTTAAGGAGATTTCCCTTTGGAACCAAACTTTTGATAAGGTTGTTGAGTTGTTAGCCAGGACTGTGTGTACTCTTTATGCTAAGATTTGTGCGGTATTTGGAGAACCTGTATTGAGGAAGGAGAGTTCTGGGGATATTGGAGGGACTGGTTCTTCCCCTCCCATGAAGGATGAACGTGGGGGGGTTTCAGGTAAGATAATGAGTACAGGATCACTGAAGCGGGCTATTAGCAGGAGAAGCAGTAATGGGTTTCAATCAGGACCAGTGGTGACGAGAAGGGAGACAAGTATTAAGCATCAAGTTGATTTGCAGAGAGGCGAAGAAGAAGCAGTATTTCGAActgaagaaataatttttccaTGTGTGACTAGTCCTGGAAGGTTTTTCATGGATTGCCTCAGCTTGAGTAGTTCGGCTTCTAAATTGGACAATGATGAAGATGACGTTGCTGTTGATAATGAAGAGTGGGGTAGCCAAATTTCTGGTTGCTGTAGTGTTGGGAATGGTGGTATGAGGAGAGAGCGCCCTAGTATGTCAGGCTGTTCTAATCGGATCACAAGTGGTTTCTCTTTTAGCACGAAAAGTAGGTTAACAGTGCATGCTCCACCCTCCACTGTAGGCGGATCGGCTCTTGCTTTGCGTTATGCAAATGTGATCATTGTTATAGAGAAGCTGCTTCGATATCCCCATCTAGTTGGTGAGGAAGCTAGGGATGATTTGTATCAGATGTTACCAACAAGCTTAAGAATGTCTCTGAGAATCAATCTAAAGTCTTACATCAAGAATCTGGCTATCTATGATGCTCCACTTGCCCATGATTGGAAAGATACACTTGATCGGATTTTAAAGTGGCTTGCTCCACTTGCGCATAATATGATCAGGTGGCAAAGTGAGCGAAACTTCGAGCAACATCAAATTGTCAAACGGACAAATGTTCTTCTGCTTCAGACATTATATTTCGCGGACAGGGTAAAAACAGAGGCAGCTATTTGTGAACTTCTTGTTGGGTTGAATTACATATGTCGTTATGAACATCAGCAAAATGCTTTATTGGACTGTGCAAGTAGCTTTGATTTTGAAGATTGCATGCAATGGCAATTGCAGTGCCGAGCTGCTTTTGTTGATTAA